A portion of the Nerophis lumbriciformis linkage group LG37, RoL_Nlum_v2.1, whole genome shotgun sequence genome contains these proteins:
- the uck2b gene encoding uridine-cytidine kinase 2-B translates to MAGDTETRLRDRGDNTDVIRQPFLIGVSGGTASGKSSVCEKIMELLGQNKIDHHQRQVAILSQDSFYKVLTPDQKAKTLKGQYNFDHPDAFDNDLIMQTLRQILQGKTVQIPVYDFVTHSRKEEFITVYPADVVLFEGILMFYSQEIRDLFQMKLFVDTDPDTRLSRRVLRDIGERGRELEQVLAQYITFVKPAFEEFCLPTKKYADVIIPRGADNLVAINLIVQHIQDILNGGPSKRHNGCTNGLSTPRQRRTSESSSRPH, encoded by the exons ATGGCCGGCGACACGGAAACACGCCTACGGGACCGGGGCGACAACACCGACGTGATACGGCAACCTTTTCTCATCGGTGTCTCCGGGGGCACCGCCAGCGGAAAG TCGTCTGTGTGCGAGAAGATCATGGAGCTGCTGGGCCAGAACAAGATCGACCACCACCAGAGGCAGGTGGCCATCCTCAGCCAGGACAGCTTCTACAAAGTGCTGACCCCGGACCAGAAGGCCAAGACGCTCAAGGGCCAGTACAACTTTGACCATCCag ATGCCTTCGACAACGACTTGATCATGCAGACTTTGCGGCAGATCCTGCAGGGGAAGACTGTCCAGATTCCAGTTTATGATTTTGTCACCCATTCCAG GAAGGAGGAGTTCATCACGGTGTACCCGGCTGACGTGGTGTTGTTTGAGGGCATCCTGATGTTCTACTCGCAGGAGATCCGCGACCTGTTCCAGATGAAGCTGTTTGTGGACACCGACCCAGACACTCGGCTCTCTCGCAGAG TTCTCCGAGACATCGGTGAGCGCGGGCGAGAGCTGGAGCAAGTGCTGGCGCAGTACATCACCTTCGTGAAACCGGCGTTTGAGGAGTTCTGCCTCCCC ACTAAGAAGTACGCGGACGTGATCATCCCCCGAGGAGCGGACAACCTGG TGGCCATCAACTTGATAGTCCAGCACATCCAGGACATTCTCAACGGCGGCCCCAGCAAGCGCCACAACGGCTGCACCAACGGCCTCAGCACCCCTCGCCAGCGACGGACGTCCGAGTCCAGCAGCCGGCCGCATTGA